One Cucurbita pepo subsp. pepo cultivar mu-cu-16 chromosome LG11, ASM280686v2, whole genome shotgun sequence DNA window includes the following coding sequences:
- the LOC111805763 gene encoding sugar transport protein 10-like — MAGGGFVSQGGSKQHAGEVNNFVIITCLVAAMGGLIFGYDLGISGGVTSMAPFLQKFFPAVYEQEAKAQGGNQYCKFDSQLLTLFTSSLYLAALVASFFASMITRMFGRKMSMLLGGLVFLLGSILNGAAMNIAMLIIGRLLLGFGIGFANQSVPVYLSEMAPAKIRGALNIGFQMAITLGILVANLVNYGTAQIKSGWGWRLSLALAAVPAIMMTVGAFFLPDTPNSILERGNMEKAKAMLQKIRGLDNVDEEFQDLVDACEAAKKVQHPWKNILQPRYRPQLVICVVIPFFQQLTGINVITFYAPVLYKTLGFGDSASLMSAVISGVVNVVATIVSIVTVDRFGRKALFLEGGIQMFVSQLAVGGMIWKSFGVNGEGSMSGGIEADILLALICVYVAGFAWSWGPLGWLVPSEICPLEIRSAGQAINVSVNMFWTFVIGQLFLSMLCHLKFGLFFFFAGFVAVMTVFIFWFLPETKNVPIEEMNTVWKAHWFWGKFIPDDAVIGHHVSMEPYGKGV, encoded by the exons ATGGCTGGAGGTGGATTTGTTTCTCAAGGCGGTAGTAAACAACATGCCGGAGAAGtcaataattttgttattatcaCTTGTTTGGTTGCCGCTATGGGCGGTCTCATCTTTGGATATGATCTCGGAATCTCAG GTGGGGTGACTTCAATGGCACCTTTCCTCCAGAAGTTTTTCCCGGCGGTTTATGAACAAGAAGCCAAGGCGCAAGGAGGAAACCAATACTGCAAGTTTGACAGCCAGCTACTGACACTATTCACATCTTCATTATACTTGGCAGCATTAGTTGCTTCCTTCTTTGCTTCAATGATTACCAGAATGTTTGGAAGGAAAATGTCTATGCTCCTTGGTGGCTTAGTGTTCTTGTTGGGTTCAATCTTAAACGGGGCTGCTATGAACATTGCAATGCTAATCATCGGTCGACTGTTACTCGGTTTTGGTATTGGCTTTGCCAATCAG TCTGTTCCAGTTTATCTATCGGAAATGGCACCAGCCAAGATTCGAGGAGCCCTGAACATTGGTTTCCAAATGGCCATTACCCTAGGCATTTTGGTTGCAAATCTTGTGAACTATGGAACAGCTCAAATTAAAAGTGGATGGGGATGGAGGCTTTCTTTAGCTCTTGCAGCTGTTCCTGCAATCATGATGACCGTTGGAGCATTCTTTCTACCCGACACTCCTAACTCAATCCTTGAGCGTGGCAACATGGAGAAGGCAAAGGCAATGTTGCAAAAGATTCGAGGTTTGGATAATGTGGATGAGGAATTTCAAGATCTTGTTGATGCATGTGAGGCTGCAAAGAAAGTGCAACACCCGTGGAAGAACATCTTACAACCAAGATATAGACCTCAACTTGTCATTTGCGTGGTCATCCCATTCTTCCAACAGCTCACAGGAATCAATGTGATCACATTTTACGCACCTGTTCTCTACAAAACTCTTGGTTTTGGTGACAGTGCTTCACTTATGTCCGCTGTTATATCTGGTGTCGTCAATGTCGTTGCAACAATCGTATCGATTGTAACAGTCGACAGGTTTGGTCGAAAGGCCTTGTTCCTCGAAGGAGGCATCCAGATGTTTGTGTCCCAG CTTGCTGTGGGAGGCATGATATGGAAAAGCTTCGGAGTGAATGGTGAAGGATCAATGTCAGGAGGGATAGAAGCAGATATCCTACTGGCTCTAATCTGCGTATATGTGGCAGGATTTGCATGGTCTTGGGGTCCATTGGGATGGTTGGTACCTAGTGAAATCTGCCCACTCGAGATCCGATCAGCAGGACAGGCAATAAACGTGTCGGTTAACATGTTCTGGACGTTCGTGATTGGTCAACTGTTCCTCTCCATGCTTTGCCACTTGAAGTTTGGtctattcttcttctttgcagGGTTTGTGGCTGTTATGACAGTTTTCATTTTCTGGTTCTTGCCTGAGACCAAGAACGTCCCAATTGAGGAAATGAACACAGTGTGGAAGGCACACTGGTTCTGGGGCAAGTTCATCCCGGATGATGCAGTGATTGGGCATCATGTAAGCATGGAGCCTTATGGCAAGGGTGTCTAA